One stretch of Eupeodes corollae chromosome 2, idEupCoro1.1, whole genome shotgun sequence DNA includes these proteins:
- the LOC129944284 gene encoding integrin alpha-PS2 isoform X4, whose translation MIKNEIINMAFCLFKMCLIFTLLQSTVRGFNLDLPTFIRHNGNRGSMFGFSVALYKSAGNGASYPSKWVIVGAPKDNNSLYQPSITQPGAVWRCDIEGDDRCRIVAFDSQPNQINDRHEQIDNKSNQWLGATIAASSEENGIIVACAPRYVFHTMNPTRRPSIEPVGTCFTSRNFSTFTEYSPCRTNFFGYHRQGSCQAGLSAGVSKKGDRLFIGAPGSWYWQGQSYSYDIMHPKSKVYATTQGSANDDDSYLGYSTVTGDFDGDGEEDVALGMPRGTNLKGKISVYKWNMVNMFNITGWQIGAYFGYSMCTSDVDGDGYDDLIIGAPMYTKPNNEGKYDVGRVYIMMQGKNPREKFAQHEFRDGTNSKGRFGLALTNLGDINLDGFGDFAVGAPYDGPNGNGAVYIFHGSDKGPLQLPSQVIYAEDVIGVQPPRTFGFSLSGGIDLDGNLYPDLAVGAYASDQVIVFRSRPVAVVDARTTFMSPSKLISLDQKACKTRDMRDVPCTNVNSCWRYSGINLPEVLDFQVSLVLDARKIKSPRMFFLKTEGRNIQNSTIRLQRGKTFCLNETVYLMENIRDKLTPLDVELRYQLRSDSAGRRHERVKRESLEPIIDQNREIIQRDSLHIQKNCGMDNICVPDLRLEITTVNKYLLGSREPLQIEVLISNFGEDAFEAGFYMTMPEDLNFKKIQQIGDGRDIPITCAAPTQASNYTLKCDIGNPLPAGKVANFKVVMLPSAKVGMASSYDFFMEANTTNPEKEGSKFDNIIRKSIGIWVETELAIEGTSFPEFGDYKASEFKAIENATKENDLGPHVVHIYNIRNNGPSMIEEAVIHIQYPYQTLGDDVLMYLLNQPETDGNIVCDPHVNVNPLNLQLDQSLAKKSYLVSIGAVIRNSTTHVSHVEQSSGTVFRPVSTDRRIVTEEEKRLLDEEEKRESSGDASFVHAQRANEAAAAAAAAASSVAYASMASGGESGGRQGYSSSSSWNSSSRSDGINGPSVVVSSRNRSVTYGSDGRPIVVETSTEYVHNLNRQQGAGASNSQYAQQRTNMAANRGEWSSNEDDNRPHIEVNRQSASFAAGVPSRQSEQKAYQQQFGQQNRQQFAQQAGQQNRQQAGQQANTGNYRTQYSNTYSPGEMTYDRQAAAGRSLDGLQGTTLDKFGAGQGFRAGTLDLGVLDRGNVDEQVRQSASSGYTAGGQQGGSFGGSTFSSSSGTSDPIYNQRYSSHREKPYYGTADSEYYYDQDDNNNNNNDRTEYSSSSSSSSSGNFDSRRRTRREADDGTITLNSIAPCKTTKCATLRCVAKNLGNNDGVWVAIRMRLVARTMERLASDVPLNVSTMAISHVTKLPYIGEPTEEIMRSHEIFYKAIPETIPAPDIIPLWIVILAACVGATILLLLVYLLHKCGFFHRNRPTDSSQERQPLRNGYHGDEHL comes from the exons GCTTGTGCACCAAGATATGTTTTCCATACAATGAATCCAACACGTCGTCCTAGTATAGAACCAGTTGGAACGTGCTTTACATCAAGGAATTTTTCAACTTTCACAGAATATTCTCCCTGCCGAACAa ACTTTTTTGGATATCATAGACAGGGTTCTTGTCAAGCTGGTCTAAGTGCAGGTGTTAGCAAG AAAGGTGATCGTTTATTTATTGGTGCTCCTGGTAGCTGGTATTGGCAAG GTCAATCATATTCTTATGATATAATGCATCCAAAAAGTAAGGTCTATGCTACCACACAAGGTAGTGCCAACGATGATGACTCCTACCTGGGTTACTCCACAGTAACTGGTGACTTTGATGGTGATGGCGAAGAAGACGTAGCTCTGGGTATGCCACGTGGCACCAATCTCAAGGGCAAAATATCTGTTTACAAATGGAACATGGTGAATATGTTCAACATCACGGGTTGGCAAATTGGTGCTTATTTTGGATACTCAATGTGTACGAGCGATGTGGACGGTGATGGTTATGATGATTTGATAATTGGTGCACCAATGTATACCAAGCCCAACAATGAGGGCAAGTACGATGTGGGTAGGGTGTACATCATGATGCAGGGTAAAAACCCGAGGGAGAAATTCGCCCAACATGAATTCAGAGATGGAACAAATTCTAAAGGACGCTTCGGCCTAGCACTCACGAATCTCGGTGACATCAATCTTGATGGTTTTGGTGATTTCGCGGTTGGTGCTCCCTACGATGGACCAAATGGAAATGGTGCTGTTTATATTTTCCATGGTTCCGATAAGGGACCATTGCAATTGCCTTCGCAAGTTATCTACGCCGAGGATGTGATTGGAGTTCAACCTCCGAGGACTTTTGGTTTTTCCTTATCCGGTGGTATTGATTTGGATGGAAACTTGTATCCTGATTTGGCTGTTGGTGCTTATGCTTCCGATCAAGTTATAGTGTTTAGATCTCGGCCAGTTGCGGTGGTAGATGCAAGGACTACTTTCATGAGTCCATCAAAACTGATTTCATTGGATCAGAAGGCGTGCAAGACTCGTGACATGAGGGATGTCCCTTGCACGAATGTCAACTCTTGCTGGAGGTATTCCGGTATAAACCTTCCCGAGGTGTTAG ACTTCCAGGTTTCTTTGGTTCTCGATGCCCGCAAAATCAAGAGTCCTCGTATGTTCTTCCTCAAAACTGAAGGACGAAATATCCAAAACTCTACAATTCGGCTACAACGAGGCAAGACTTTCTGTCTTAACGAAACTGTTTACTTGATGGAAAATATCCGTGATAAGCTCACTCCTTTGGATGTCGAACTTCGTTATCAACTTAGAAGCGATTCAGCTGGACGTCGACACGAGAGAGTAAAACGTGAATCTTTGGAACCAATTATCGATCAAAACCGTGAAATTATCCAAAGGGATTCTCTGCATATCCAAAAGAACTGCGGAATGGACAACATTTGCGTACCTGATCTACGATTGGAAATTAC AACTGTCAACAAATATTTACTGGGATCTCGGGAACCTTTACAAATCGAGGTTTTAATTTCGAACTTTGGTGAAGATGCATTTGAAGCTGGTTTCTATATGACAATGCCGGAGGATTTGAACTTTAAGAAGATCCAACAAATTGGCGATGGCCGGGATATTCCAATAACCTGTGCAGCTCCAACTCAAGCTTCTAACTATACATTGAAATGTGATATTGGAAATCCATTGCCAGCTGGTAAAGTG GCTAACTTTAAAGTTGTCATGCTTCCATCAGCAAAGGTTGGTATGGCTTCTAGTTATGATTTCTTCATGGAAGCAAATACTACAAATCCAGAAAAAGAAGGTTCTAAATTCGATAACATCATTCGGAAGAGTATTGGAATTTGGGTTGAGACAGAACTGGCTATAGAAGG AACATCATTCCCAGAATTTGGAGACTATAAGGCATCAGAATTCAAGGCTATCGAAAATGCTACCAAGGAAAATGATTTGGGACCTCATGTCGTCCATATTTATAACATTCGCAACAATGGACCTTCCATGATCGAAGAAGCTGTTATCCATATACAATACCCCTACCAAACCCTGGGAGACGATGTTCTGATGTATCTTCTTAATCAGCCTGAAACAGATGGAAACATTGTGTGTGATCCTCATGTCAACGTTAATCCACTTAATCTACAACTTGATCAGAGTTTGGCTAAGAAGAGCTACTTGGTGTCGATTGGAGCAGTTATTCGAAATTCCACAACTCACGTCTCTCATGTCGAACAATCTTCGGGAACTGTATTCAGACCAGTGTCTACCGATCGCCGCATTGTAACCGAGGAGGAAAAACGACTATTGGACGAAGAAGAGAAACGCGAATCGAGTGGTGATGCATCGTTTGTGCATGCTCAGCGTGCAAATGAGGCTGCAGCTGCTGCCGCCGCTGCTGCTTCTTCAGTTGCTTATGCTTCAATGGCGTCAGGAGGTGAAAGTGGTGGACGTCAAGGCTATTCATCTTCATCATCCTGGAATAGTTCGTCCAGAAGTGATGGAATTAATGGCCCATCAGTTGTTGTGTCTTCAAGAAATCGAAGTGTCACATATGGCTCCGATGGCAGGCCAATTGTCGTGGAAACGAGCACTGAATACGTTCATAATCTAAATCGTCAACAGGGAGCAGGAGCTAGCAATTCGCAATATGCTCAACAAAGGACCAATATGGCTGCCAACCGCGGTGAATGGAGTAGCAATGAAGATGACAACAGACCACATATTGAGGTAAATCGGCAGTCTGCTTCATTTGCAGCAGGAGTGCCATCACGTCAATCTGAGCAGAAGGCTTACCAACAGCAGTTTGGACAACAAAATAGGCAACAATTTGCTCAGCAAGCAGGACAACAAAATAGGCAGCAAGCTGGACAACAAGCCAATACTGGAAATTACCGAACACAATATTCCAATACCTATAGCCCAGGAGAGATGACTTATGATCGTCAAGCTGCTGCTGGTCGAAGTTTGGACGGCCTTCAAGGCACAACCCTTGATAAATTCGGAGCCGGACAAGGTTTTCGTGCTGGAACTTTGGACTTGGGTGTTCTAGATCGTGGAAATGTCGATGAACAAGTTCGTCAAAGTGCATCCTCCGGTTATACTGCTGGAGGTCAACAAGGTGGATCATTTGGTGGAAGCACTTTCTCATCATCATCGGGCACCTCCGATCCTATTTACAATCAACGTTATTCAAGCCACCGGGAGAAACCCTATTATGGAACTGCTGATAGTGAATACTACTACGATCaagacgacaacaacaacaataacaacgaTCGCACTGAATACTCCTCATCatcttcgtcatcatcatctggAAACTTTGATAGCAGACGTCGAACAAGACGAGAAGCCGATGATGGAACCATCACTTTAAATAGCATTGCACcgtgtaaaacaacaaaatgtgcAACACTTCGTTGTGTGGCAAAGAACTTGGGCAACAATGATGGCGTTTGGGTTGCGATACGAATGCGATTGGTAGCTCGCACAATGGAACGTTTAGCTTCAGATGTTCCACTCAATGTTTCGACAATGGCTATTTCACATGTCACCAAATTACCGTATATTGGTGAGCCAACCGAAGAAATTATGCGGTCGCATGAGATTTTCTACAAAGCTATTCCCGAAACAATACCAGCACCGGATATTATTCCACTGTGGATAGTGATATTGGCAGCGTGTGTTGGAGCgactattttgttgttgttagtctACTTGCTGCATAAg tGTGGTTTCTTCCATCGAAATCGACCAACTGACAGCTCACAAGAACGTCAGCCCCTTAGAAATGGTTACCATGGCGATGAGCATCTGTAA
- the LOC129944284 gene encoding integrin alpha-PS2 isoform X2 yields the protein MIKNEIINMAFCLFKMCLIFTLLQSTVRGFNLDLPTFIRHNGNRGSMFGFSVALYKSAGNGASYPSKWVIVGAPKDNNSLYQPSITQPGAVWRCDIEGDDRCRIVAFDSQPNQINDRHEQIDNKSNQWLGATIAASSEENGIIVACAPRYVFHTMNPTRRPSIEPVGTCFTSRNFSTFTEYSPCRTNFFGYHRQGSCQAGLSAGVSKKGDRLFIGAPGSWYWQGEAFSIDPDSKYPYKPPMYQDFGYGGQSYSYDIMHPKSKVYATTQGSANDDDSYLGYSTVTGDFDGDGEEDVALGMPRGTNLKGKISVYKWNMVNMFNITGWQIGAYFGYSMCTSDVDGDGYDDLIIGAPMYTKPNNEGKYDVGRVYIMMQGKNPREKFAQHEFRDGTNSKGRFGLALTNLGDINLDGFGDFAVGAPYDGPNGNGAVYIFHGSDKGPLQLPSQVIYAEDVIGVQPPRTFGFSLSGGIDLDGNLYPDLAVGAYASDQVIVFRSRPVAVVDARTTFMSPSKLISLDQKACKTRDMRDVPCTNVNSCWRYSGINLPEVLDFQVSLVLDARKIKSPRMFFLKTEGRNIQNSTIRLQRGKTFCLNETVYLMENIRDKLTPLDVELRYQLRSDSAGRRHERVKRESLEPIIDQNREIIQRDSLHIQKNCGMDNICVPDLRLEITTVNKYLLGSREPLQIEVLISNFGEDAFEAGFYMTMPEDLNFKKIQQIGDGRDIPITCAAPTQASNYTLKCDIGNPLPAGKVANFKVVMLPSAKVGMASSYDFFMEANTTNPEKEGSKFDNIIRKSIGIWVETELAIEGTSFPEFGDYKASEFKAIENATKENDLGPHVVHIYNIRNNGPSMIEEAVIHIQYPYQTLGDDVLMYLLNQPETDGNIVCDPHVNVNPLNLQLDQSLAKKSYLVSIGAVIRNSTTHVSHVEQSSGTVFRPVSTDRRIVTEEEKRLLDEEEKRESSGDASFVHAQRANEAAAAAAAAASSVAYASMASGGESGGRQGYSSSSSWNSSSRSDGINGPSVVVSSRNRSVTYGSDGRPIVVETSTEYVHNLNRQQGAGASNSQYAQQRTNMAANRGEWSSNEDDNRPHIEVNRQSASFAAGVPSRQSEQKAYQQQFGQQNRQQFAQQAGQQNRQQAGQQANTGNYRTQYSNTYSPGEMTYDRQAAAGRSLDGLQGTTLDKFGAGQGFRAGTLDLGVLDRGNVDEQVRQSASSGYTAGGQQGGSFGGSTFSSSSGTSDPIYNQRYSSHREKPYYGTADSEYYYDQDDNNNNNNDRTEYSSSSSSSSSGNFDSRRRTRREADDGTITLNSIAPCKTTKCATLRCVAKNLGNNDGVWVAIRMRLVARTMERLASDVPLNVSTMAISHVTKLPYIGEPTEEIMRSHEIFYKAIPETIPAPDIIPLWIVILAACVGATILLLLVYLLHKCGFFHRNRPTDSSQERQPLRNGYHGDEHL from the exons GCTTGTGCACCAAGATATGTTTTCCATACAATGAATCCAACACGTCGTCCTAGTATAGAACCAGTTGGAACGTGCTTTACATCAAGGAATTTTTCAACTTTCACAGAATATTCTCCCTGCCGAACAa ACTTTTTTGGATATCATAGACAGGGTTCTTGTCAAGCTGGTCTAAGTGCAGGTGTTAGCAAG AAAGGTGATCGTTTATTTATTGGTGCTCCTGGTAGCTGGTATTGGCAAG GAGAAGCATTTTCAATTGACCCCGATTCAAAATATCCGTATAAGCCGCCAATGTATCAAGATTTCGGCTATGGAg GTCAATCATATTCTTATGATATAATGCATCCAAAAAGTAAGGTCTATGCTACCACACAAGGTAGTGCCAACGATGATGACTCCTACCTGGGTTACTCCACAGTAACTGGTGACTTTGATGGTGATGGCGAAGAAGACGTAGCTCTGGGTATGCCACGTGGCACCAATCTCAAGGGCAAAATATCTGTTTACAAATGGAACATGGTGAATATGTTCAACATCACGGGTTGGCAAATTGGTGCTTATTTTGGATACTCAATGTGTACGAGCGATGTGGACGGTGATGGTTATGATGATTTGATAATTGGTGCACCAATGTATACCAAGCCCAACAATGAGGGCAAGTACGATGTGGGTAGGGTGTACATCATGATGCAGGGTAAAAACCCGAGGGAGAAATTCGCCCAACATGAATTCAGAGATGGAACAAATTCTAAAGGACGCTTCGGCCTAGCACTCACGAATCTCGGTGACATCAATCTTGATGGTTTTGGTGATTTCGCGGTTGGTGCTCCCTACGATGGACCAAATGGAAATGGTGCTGTTTATATTTTCCATGGTTCCGATAAGGGACCATTGCAATTGCCTTCGCAAGTTATCTACGCCGAGGATGTGATTGGAGTTCAACCTCCGAGGACTTTTGGTTTTTCCTTATCCGGTGGTATTGATTTGGATGGAAACTTGTATCCTGATTTGGCTGTTGGTGCTTATGCTTCCGATCAAGTTATAGTGTTTAGATCTCGGCCAGTTGCGGTGGTAGATGCAAGGACTACTTTCATGAGTCCATCAAAACTGATTTCATTGGATCAGAAGGCGTGCAAGACTCGTGACATGAGGGATGTCCCTTGCACGAATGTCAACTCTTGCTGGAGGTATTCCGGTATAAACCTTCCCGAGGTGTTAG ACTTCCAGGTTTCTTTGGTTCTCGATGCCCGCAAAATCAAGAGTCCTCGTATGTTCTTCCTCAAAACTGAAGGACGAAATATCCAAAACTCTACAATTCGGCTACAACGAGGCAAGACTTTCTGTCTTAACGAAACTGTTTACTTGATGGAAAATATCCGTGATAAGCTCACTCCTTTGGATGTCGAACTTCGTTATCAACTTAGAAGCGATTCAGCTGGACGTCGACACGAGAGAGTAAAACGTGAATCTTTGGAACCAATTATCGATCAAAACCGTGAAATTATCCAAAGGGATTCTCTGCATATCCAAAAGAACTGCGGAATGGACAACATTTGCGTACCTGATCTACGATTGGAAATTAC AACTGTCAACAAATATTTACTGGGATCTCGGGAACCTTTACAAATCGAGGTTTTAATTTCGAACTTTGGTGAAGATGCATTTGAAGCTGGTTTCTATATGACAATGCCGGAGGATTTGAACTTTAAGAAGATCCAACAAATTGGCGATGGCCGGGATATTCCAATAACCTGTGCAGCTCCAACTCAAGCTTCTAACTATACATTGAAATGTGATATTGGAAATCCATTGCCAGCTGGTAAAGTG GCTAACTTTAAAGTTGTCATGCTTCCATCAGCAAAGGTTGGTATGGCTTCTAGTTATGATTTCTTCATGGAAGCAAATACTACAAATCCAGAAAAAGAAGGTTCTAAATTCGATAACATCATTCGGAAGAGTATTGGAATTTGGGTTGAGACAGAACTGGCTATAGAAGG AACATCATTCCCAGAATTTGGAGACTATAAGGCATCAGAATTCAAGGCTATCGAAAATGCTACCAAGGAAAATGATTTGGGACCTCATGTCGTCCATATTTATAACATTCGCAACAATGGACCTTCCATGATCGAAGAAGCTGTTATCCATATACAATACCCCTACCAAACCCTGGGAGACGATGTTCTGATGTATCTTCTTAATCAGCCTGAAACAGATGGAAACATTGTGTGTGATCCTCATGTCAACGTTAATCCACTTAATCTACAACTTGATCAGAGTTTGGCTAAGAAGAGCTACTTGGTGTCGATTGGAGCAGTTATTCGAAATTCCACAACTCACGTCTCTCATGTCGAACAATCTTCGGGAACTGTATTCAGACCAGTGTCTACCGATCGCCGCATTGTAACCGAGGAGGAAAAACGACTATTGGACGAAGAAGAGAAACGCGAATCGAGTGGTGATGCATCGTTTGTGCATGCTCAGCGTGCAAATGAGGCTGCAGCTGCTGCCGCCGCTGCTGCTTCTTCAGTTGCTTATGCTTCAATGGCGTCAGGAGGTGAAAGTGGTGGACGTCAAGGCTATTCATCTTCATCATCCTGGAATAGTTCGTCCAGAAGTGATGGAATTAATGGCCCATCAGTTGTTGTGTCTTCAAGAAATCGAAGTGTCACATATGGCTCCGATGGCAGGCCAATTGTCGTGGAAACGAGCACTGAATACGTTCATAATCTAAATCGTCAACAGGGAGCAGGAGCTAGCAATTCGCAATATGCTCAACAAAGGACCAATATGGCTGCCAACCGCGGTGAATGGAGTAGCAATGAAGATGACAACAGACCACATATTGAGGTAAATCGGCAGTCTGCTTCATTTGCAGCAGGAGTGCCATCACGTCAATCTGAGCAGAAGGCTTACCAACAGCAGTTTGGACAACAAAATAGGCAACAATTTGCTCAGCAAGCAGGACAACAAAATAGGCAGCAAGCTGGACAACAAGCCAATACTGGAAATTACCGAACACAATATTCCAATACCTATAGCCCAGGAGAGATGACTTATGATCGTCAAGCTGCTGCTGGTCGAAGTTTGGACGGCCTTCAAGGCACAACCCTTGATAAATTCGGAGCCGGACAAGGTTTTCGTGCTGGAACTTTGGACTTGGGTGTTCTAGATCGTGGAAATGTCGATGAACAAGTTCGTCAAAGTGCATCCTCCGGTTATACTGCTGGAGGTCAACAAGGTGGATCATTTGGTGGAAGCACTTTCTCATCATCATCGGGCACCTCCGATCCTATTTACAATCAACGTTATTCAAGCCACCGGGAGAAACCCTATTATGGAACTGCTGATAGTGAATACTACTACGATCaagacgacaacaacaacaataacaacgaTCGCACTGAATACTCCTCATCatcttcgtcatcatcatctggAAACTTTGATAGCAGACGTCGAACAAGACGAGAAGCCGATGATGGAACCATCACTTTAAATAGCATTGCACcgtgtaaaacaacaaaatgtgcAACACTTCGTTGTGTGGCAAAGAACTTGGGCAACAATGATGGCGTTTGGGTTGCGATACGAATGCGATTGGTAGCTCGCACAATGGAACGTTTAGCTTCAGATGTTCCACTCAATGTTTCGACAATGGCTATTTCACATGTCACCAAATTACCGTATATTGGTGAGCCAACCGAAGAAATTATGCGGTCGCATGAGATTTTCTACAAAGCTATTCCCGAAACAATACCAGCACCGGATATTATTCCACTGTGGATAGTGATATTGGCAGCGTGTGTTGGAGCgactattttgttgttgttagtctACTTGCTGCATAAg tGTGGTTTCTTCCATCGAAATCGACCAACTGACAGCTCACAAGAACGTCAGCCCCTTAGAAATGGTTACCATGGCGATGAGCATCTGTAA